ACCAGCAGTTATATTAGAAACAAACCATACAGCTTCTTTATTGATCTTAGCTTTACTGTGCATTAGAAGTGTTGGCATCATACTCAATGCTCCAGCATCAATAACGTGTTGAGTTTGTTCATCAGTACCAGTAACAATATTTCCAACAGCTCTCAAAGCAGCAGTTTGTACCTTATTTTCTTCATGTCCTAAAAGTTCCACAAGTCTCTTAACAACACCAGATTGAATAACAGCTTGAATTTGATCATTTCCACTATCTGTAAGATAAGATAAAGCCCATACTGTATCGACTAAAATTGCTGTGTCAtcatgatatattaaaatagaaaGAGCAGGTAACAATGCAGTAACGACCTCAATTGTTGGAGCTGGATCTTTAGACCTGCAAAGATTGACCATAACCCACGTTACATTTCTCAGAAAGTTTATTGATATATCTGGTGTTACAAATTTCAATAGTTGTGGTATTATTCCTAACTTAATACAATAATCCCTAAAATGTGGTCCATCTCCAATAATGTTTCCAAGTGCCCACACAGCTTGTTCACAGACATTTAGATGTTCAGAGTTAAGTAAATCCAAAAACTTTGGTACTGCACCAGCTTGAACAACGGCTCTGGTTTGTTCACTAGTTCCAGATGCAATATTTGTAAGAGCCCAAGCTGCCTCAAATTGTAATTCTTTTATGTTAGTCTTCAAACATTCAACAAGTGCTGGAAGAATTCCACTACTAATTAAATCATCAATTGGAGGATTTTTGTCACTGCTAAGTAATTTTCTAGCTTGAGTTACAGCAGTTAATCTTCTAGCGGGATCATCTGACTTAGCTTCATTAACAATTTCAAACAACTTTTCACCATCAAATGGGACGTTTGATGGAAGATCCTCGGCAAAAGAACTTGTAGTAGGGTCAGTTGTTTCATGAATATTACGTCTTTTAGACAAGGCTTCTtctcttttttcttttctcaAAGAAATTGAAGTTTCAAGACGATTTTTACGTAAAGAATCACTGTCCTTAgctaaatttttgtattgtTGCTGACGATCTGGATTCATAATAGTGAATAAGTTGacctaaaatataaataattaataatattataggTAAAAAATCAGTCAATTATCAGTGACCgccaaatttttaattatattaaaataacaaagaaattaattattgataaatataaatttaaactgTAATACAAATTAGACAAGGGAATTAACTAAGTTATTATtcatttgatttaaaaaaagtggAATAATGAGTCCAGAGagtaaagaaataaaaattggaAACGTCTCGAATGAAGACATATTTCCAATTCAACATTGAATATTAATCTTTTTGagaaatgaaataatatttccaTCTTACTTGGAAATTAAATGTTAACAAATTggaatattataatttattgttaatcggtttaatattttaaaaaaataagttgaaaaaaaaaataatgtatgtGGGTGTACATTTttcatttgattttttacttaattatgcggttaatttaaatgtattaCCATAATATAGTTGATAGAGAATTTGTTATTTACACATAAACTTTGTAATGTTTAATTATTACCTATAATGTACAATTTATTTCCCAACCTCTGTaggatattttaaaatataatgtagtaaaaataatcaaaaaaattatcgaCTGGAAAAATCATAAaggttaaaaaatatatatacgtatagcaaaaattttatttgcttattcataaaaataaaaattaatacacaatgtaagtaatatttttaaaatatacagaAAGTAATGCagatataatgaaaaaatataatataaatgaaatattgaGATCgttcaataaattatttaaaaacagaTTTATTTCGCATTAGTATCTAGTAAATGAACGTTATTTTTTGGTAAATCTCCATGAACTCGAAGCCGATAAAGACAAGTAAATGGTGCTCCATAATTACTAAGAACTTCCATTTCAACAATAGGactaattaaatttttataggatggagaaattgtaaaaaattgtaaaggTTTCTTAGATATATCAAAAGTAAATGTTCCAAGATCAGTTTTTGTCTCTTGATTTTTTACATCTTCAAAACTccaaaatttaatttcttttggTGCACTATAAGCCTCTTTTGTTGGTATTAATTCAGTAGGTACATGCTcataagaaatatttgttatatgaATTGGACGTGACAAAGATATAGTAAGGTATCCTGTGCTACCTTCAAAACACCAACATTCTCCTGGAATAGTTCCTTGTGATTTTCTTTGTATAACTGTTCTAGGTGAATAGCTAACATACCATAAAGGAATACCCCACAATGATTCAATTCTGGATTGGACATTGTATTGTTTAGTACATCGAGTACTTACTATTGAACCACCAGAACTTTCTAAAGCATAATCTGCTAGACCAGTTTTATCGTGATCATATTTTTCAAGAAGACTTATAATTAAATCATGTACTTCTgacatatataaattttttttaaaatcatcaGGACTATTCTGAATACCACGATAAACAGTTGCAAATTCTTTTAACCTTTCTGTAAGAATATTAtgtatttctattttaaaagaatttaatgaATCTCTAAGAGTTTTATCAACATAAACATTATCAGCTTTGTCTTTGACTTCCTTTGATACATCATCCACGGAATGCCTAAATGAAGAAATTGAAAGACGTTGTTGTTCCTCCATCATTTCttgaacattttttaatttttgatcccatatatttttcatatttattaattctttatCTAACACGCCATTAATTTCattcataatattttctacTGAAATTTTTGGCTCTCTTTCTATATGTTTCTCAATAACTTTGACCTCTTTCTCCTTGAAttcaatttttgaaattgCATTTTCTATCTCAACTTGTATTCTagataatattcttttagtAAATGCCTCCTCATCAAAATTTGAtgagataaaattattatattgaaCATTTGAAATATCCGAttcctttttatttaatgaagcCATTGTAATAGTATCGTTTTCAGATTTACTTATTATACTAACGAAAAAATTGGCCAATAATGAATATATGGCATAGAAAAAGTAAATCACAAAAGATAAAAGGTAATGAATCATACTAAAACCGTATGCAAGTATTGAATCAATGAACTCTCTTAAATATGTAAATTGATTTGAAAAAACAGAAAAAATAGAACCAACATAACTATTACTTTTTTCcactataatttttgaatcctcagtaattttattgtatacaATAGAGGAATAATCAACCCCTTTATGAATAACGTCACCAGCAAAAGTAACACTTCTACTTTTAATATCACCGGCACTTTTCATTGCACGTGAAAAAATATTGGGaaaaatttcatttgaaACACCAATATTTTccttaatattatcattaagaaagcaaaataataaaatagatagTAGTAGAATAAAAAGTggtaaaaaacaaaaataacataaacCCCATTTTCTACTAATATTTGATATTGTTTTCTTATTTGTCCTTGAATTTTCTGTTCCTACAATCTCCATATTGTTGTTTATAAACGTTGATGTGACAGCTTTCCCTTTTGATGAAATGATCAATGTAATATAAGAGGTACACGCAACTATAAGTGTACACAATTTGAAAACTTTGCTCTTTAAATATCTCCAGAAGAGTGTAAATTTGGAAGGTCCTCTACTAATACGATTGACATTAAAAACTCTCCGTACAGTCACAGGacctttaaatataataggACTTTTAATACtgttattttgaaaattatcaGTATCATCAAAAGACATATCTAACTGATTCGACATACCAAAAACAAATAgaagaaatttataaatgtgTCTTTCCAAAAAACGATAGGTTACACTTATgtgttgaaaaaataattgaaataaaataccAAAGCATTGTTTAAGTTTAATTGATAGGAGAAAATATCGTGTGTGAAAATATGATCTCCACGTTCcatcattaataataattttttggcCTAATCTTTGTCTAGATAAATTGGAAAACTGATATCCTAAATGACCACTTTTATCATAAACAAGACTATAAATTACAATATGTTCAtgaataaatcttttttaatgcATTTACCTTTTGGCTAGATTATAATCTGTTCTTACTGGTGTTTTTGTATCCAATATAGCATCCATCTCATCCTTTGTTAACGGTGGTGAATTTGCtgtactaaaaataaagaaaatgactaataaaattgtaaatcaAGATTTGTATTAGATTTtgaaaattgataaaaacaaCATACCGAAAACCATGCATGATTgatttatagaaaatataaaacaactTAGCTTCTAATCATAAATAGATTTTAAGAATCAAAACAGGATGACAGTTTGGTTaaagaagaaatatttaaatataatttatattagttcaataagattaaaatctacaaaaattgtttatatatttattaggtagaaaaaatttgaataaaacaattaactttttaaaaaaatatatatatatatttaactctataaaaataaatataaaacgatattatttaacttcaaataatttataaaacatttatatttaattaaaataatttaaaatagacaattaaatataaaaattaaaagattatggttataaatataaataaaaattcatttgaatttacataaattgtcaaaataatttaactcAAAGTGATTTCGGTTTCTAATAACAAAAGTATTTCATTAAAGAACttaatttacaataaaaattaacagaCAAAAAggtcaaatttaaaaagtagtACAAACtccttttaataaataataaagaaattacattaaaataattaaataattgtagTACTTGCtattaaaacatataataaaaaaaagaaaattatttcaaatattattctatttgatatgtatatttaatacaacatttattatgatataaGAAGACAACGAACAAGTAAAGACATTTACTCAATggtgagaaaaaaaaaagttatcaaAGGTTAGATCTTTACAACGGCAACTTCTTATATTAGAATAGCTGAGTAAATGaaccaaaaaaataaattaggCAGAAATAGTTTATAAGTGATAGTCAACTTTTAATCATATCTTCTGCtcaaataaaacattattgttattattttaaatgttcatTGTTATTACTTATCAAGGAGAACAATAAtacaacaaaataattaacacTTTTATCAATGGATAAGAAATGgaaaatgttaattaatataCAATTGGCGccatttttactttaattagATAGGCAATCAAATTCGTGACGAAAATTGTACGtatagagaaaaaaaaaaggagcGCAAAATGCACaagatattaatataaaaatactgTTGGAGAAATGCATATTACCCTGTGAACATATTTGTTTACAATCTTATGTTATTAATAATCTGACGATTCATATTGTTGTAGAAACTTACTATACAACAATTCTTCTAGATCATTATCgtttctttaataaaaaaaataatactgagaaattttattaaatttaaaaaaacatgcAAGTACAATATAAGTTAATATTTGAtccaataaataaaaatatttaaatggtatttttttattttggtaagaacaatttaaatgaaaaaaagattattaaaaaaacttaagAAAAAtgtgttttatttttattttaactgatataaatattataatagttagtttaaaaaaaattttttggaaAACATCActcttaaaataaattgccataaatatgttaaattatttgatttccaaaatttacataaaaaaataactgataaagaaattttttttgataaatttttgataacttttatttctaaatagACACTTTATTCCAAATATATTGACAAGTatcaaataactttttattttttttccacaGTTACTATTGTTCCCATTGAAGTGTaccatttaaatttataatattctaaTTTACAAAGTGTTTTAATACGACATTAACTTTAAAACTagtctttatttttatatttagagAAGATGGATGATTATTTAGCTGAACATGCACCAGAACCAACAAGTGAAGAAAGAGATATGGCATTATTACGTTTCTTTTCTGAATATGATCATCTTCGATCAACCTATGAATTATATCTTACTTTGAAGGGTGACCGTGCAACTAAAGCCGATCCTAATGTTGTGGCTTCATTACCAAGAATGATAAGTAAAGATATAAATTCAAGTTGTATGTtgtatataacaaaaataatgttattaaaattaatttttttttcagcaCAATGTACAATTTGTTTAAATCATTTTGGTGAAAGTGATCCAAACCCAGAAGCTGAAGTTATGGTGATGCCTTGTCAACATAAATTTCATTCTTCATGCCTTAAAATGTGGCTTGACAGAGCTTCTGCTTGCCCTTTATGTAGAAAAGATTTACCTAGTGATGATGAGTTTATAGaagaattgaaaaaaaaaattgacagATCAAATAAGCGACAAGCTGATATTGATGAACTTCATGATTCCATGTATATGTAagattttataaagttttttaaaactggcaaataaatttttttgatatatttttaattttaatataatcatactggtaatttatttgttggggttttttttttatatttaaatattttttattttgatgtttattttaccttaatttttttaatcatagtgttttatacttttttcatattttatttaaattctttatcTCTAATAGTTGTAATTATTGAGgaagatttttaataaaggtgttaaataacaaatattttattggtttttatacttatttaGAATAtcatatgataatatttataaattataagataaaatatcCGTGAAAtctattgttttttataaaccGATTGAACTATATTGCAAATTTGGTACACACtgtaaagtttttatttcttaacttacttttttttctaataaaaaacaCTAGACTATTTTATGgtgttttttctttaatttattaagataaattataatattaaaaaactttttaagttggaatttttttaaataaaaaagcaCTGTTAAAAGCagaaaatttgtaaaaaaaaagaaatgcgGTTGTGGAGCAGTATATTAGTATAAGAAAAgagatttttaataacaatatgaacttgaattatttaaattttagttttaccgaaataaattaaatatctactattaacatttaatatattcatttattcCTGGTTTGGATTGATAAAGATTAAGTAATCCGGTTCTAATTCTTGTTTTTTTCTTCGTTCAATTATAattttggtttttttttcctttaaatTTGGTATTTCtggattattttaaataagacATGGCAAATATAGAATTCTTTATTagtaacaatataaaaaaaagaggaTGTCATTATTTTCgactatttatataaataaaaaagtataaatatattagattaaaatttaaaagaaacgTTAAAGTTATACATTTGTAATTGTAACGTTATCTTATTATTCTGGTAAGACTGTCGTTACTGGTGGGAAAGATGTATTTACAAATTTAGGTGAAAATGTGGTATAAGAGATATTTTTATCACCTTTCTTGGTTGATCTTCTTTTTTGTTGCCTTGTATAGATACGGGATGTAACAAAATGTCCTTTATCTAATGGAAAAACTGTTGTACCATTAAAACTAGGTCTCATTGTAGTTTGAATCTTTCTTCTACCATTTTTCCATTTTCCTTGTCTTCTATCATCATTTCCTTTATTTTTTGACAATtgatcattatttttttttcctgaATCATTATCTCCATTATGATTTTTTGATTGATAAActttatgtttattattaaatcctttttttgaatttaaattttttttacctctATTTTCTCCTTCTGGCTTTTTTTTAGTTGGTGTTTGTTTTGTTACAgtatatatttcattaagTTCTGTAAGTTTTTCGGCAATTTTAGTTAATCTACGAAGTTCTTTTTGAAGAACaattaattgattttttgttttatttctcactaaaaatatattatttaatttttaattttacttacAATTACTTGCTGTATCTGTACCACTttcatttgattttttaaaattattattagcCTTATCATTGgttgaatttttattctcAGTTTCAAggagtaatttttttaacttatacaatttattttgattgcgaattttgaatttttttctcTTATCAGTAAGagttttattttcattttcaacAATATGATTACCAAAATGTTTACCTTTATTATGAACTAAAGGAACTGTAGTTGTCACATTAGAATTAGTAGCAGTAGTTTGTTCTAGAGATTGAGATGCTacaaatgaaataataataacaaaagtaatagttattggtaaaaaatattgcaaaattttcattctgttattaaaatatttttatttttaaaaggaTTCTTCTTTTATATGGCATTTGATcatgtaaatattaattcaACCGGTTAAGAAGTCTAGTAAAAGTGGGcagtttaaatttttttttaacaaagaATTATGTGTTAACAATGATTTATAGATGCCGCcttgtttaaatttatctttaatatttttataatttattattaacaaaagacataaattattagttaattttgggaaacatttttatattgaaaaataatcttataattatttatgaggatcatttttttttaataatgcaattaattttatatgtaatattattttttaaactaaataaaaatacattatataatatatcataCCTTCTGTTATTGAATTGccttttttttgtcattacatttaattcatagtaaagaaaagataactattttcaatattattacaaacaagttatcaaaaagttattttttaaaaattaattaaattttggtAAGGTAAACTTttcttgataaaaaaaagtagaaaattaaatatggttgaaaatattttattctaatatcattaatctatgatatatttttgaaaatttattttatataaatgataaaattgtaCAAACGATGTACGTCACACTTGATTAATGTTTAACTATCTTGTAACGGATAAAGTATAAAtcaagaaat
This Strongyloides ratti genome assembly S_ratti_ED321, chromosome : 2 DNA region includes the following protein-coding sequences:
- a CDS encoding E3 ubiquitin-protein ligase RNF181 produces the protein MVFFYFEKMDDYLAEHAPEPTSEERDMALLRFFSEYDHLRSTYELYLTLKGDRATKADPNVVASLPRMISKDINSSSQCTICLNHFGESDPNPEAEVMVMPCQHKFHSSCLKMWLDRASACPLCRKDLPSDDEFIEELKKKIDRSNKRQADIDELHDSMYM
- a CDS encoding Importin subunit alpha; translation: MNPDRQQQYKNLAKDSDSLRKNRLETSISLRKEKREEALSKRRNIHETTDPTTSSFAEDLPSNVPFDGEKLFEIVNEAKSDDPARRLTAVTQARKLLSSDKNPPIDDLISSGILPALVECLKTNIKELQFEAAWALTNIASGTSEQTRAVVQAGAVPKFLDLLNSEHLNVCEQAVWALGNIIGDGPHFRDYCIKLGIIPQLLKFVTPDISINFLRNVTWVMVNLCRSKDPAPTIEVVTALLPALSILIYHDDTAILVDTVWALSYLTDSGNDQIQAVIQSGVVKRLVELLGHEENKVQTAALRAVGNIVTGTDEQTQHVIDAGALSMMPTLLMHSKAKINKEAVWFVSNITAGLDTQVQAVIDADLVPLIINLLDKGDHMTQKEAAWAISNVTISGNVNQVRYLVDRGVIPPFCNLLGIRDTQIVQVVLDGLINILKKSHPYVEQVTTIIEECGGLDKIEHLQNHENEDVYKLAFDIIDNFFSGDEDNDNCNIDSGEGTSHQYQPKSFNF
- a CDS encoding Sperm-associated antigen 4, with protein sequence MHGFRTANSPPLTKDEMDAILDTKTPVRTDYNLAKSLVYDKSGHLGYQFSNLSRQRLGQKIIINDGTWRSYFHTRYFLLSIKLKQCFGILFQLFFQHISVTYRFLERHIYKFLLFVFGMSNQLDMSFDDTDNFQNNSIKSPIIFKGPVTVRRVFNVNRISRGPSKFTLFWRYLKSKVFKLCTLIVACTSYITLIISSKGKAVTSTFINNNMEIVGTENSRTNKKTISNISRKWGLCYFCFLPLFILLLSILLFCFLNDNIKENIGVSNEIFPNIFSRAMKSAGDIKSRSVTFAGDVIHKGVDYSSIVYNKITEDSKIIVEKSNSYVGSIFSVFSNQFTYLREFIDSILAYGFSMIHYLLSFVIYFFYAIYSLLANFFVSIISKSENDTITMASLNKKESDISNVQYNNFISSNFDEEAFTKRILSRIQVEIENAISKIEFKEKEVKVIEKHIEREPKISVENIMNEINGVLDKELINMKNIWDQKLKNVQEMMEEQQRLSISSFRHSVDDVSKEVKDKADNVYVDKTLRDSLNSFKIEIHNILTERLKEFATVYRGIQNSPDDFKKNLYMSEVHDLIISLLEKYDHDKTGLADYALESSGGSIVSTRCTKQYNVQSRIESLWGIPLWYVSYSPRTVIQRKSQGTIPGECWCFEGSTGYLTISLSRPIHITNISYEHVPTELIPTKEAYSAPKEIKFWSFEDVKNQETKTDLGTFTFDISKKPLQFFTISPSYKNLISPIVEMEVLSNYGAPFTCLYRLRVHGDLPKNNVHLLDTNAK